A genomic segment from Carassius auratus strain Wakin chromosome 25, ASM336829v1, whole genome shotgun sequence encodes:
- the LOC113043635 gene encoding nuclear factor of activated T-cells, cytoplasmic 3-like produces MTTNYREELDFRLMFGESSYPSPLGHAESRPDDDPNCYPLFPPGPHRPPEQQDSYANQSYGTPHPGSLQPMESPSRVFDCPSIQITSIPANYHQDLGAHQLDELAGACGEAGAGSLSRDQLFLPLDASYRDTSSLCPSPCSSLSSRSWLSDASSCESFSHIYDDVEAELNEAAAQVRLVSPLVSPLPSPLPSPLTSPQASPQVSPLVSPFGSPLAAYGDDPWCRYQQHHQQPLQYHYAQSLSPYQSPRTSVSEETWLSPRPQSSSSRPSSRPTSPCGKRRHSSAEVIPGLASPHLSPNVTPSHSPRGSVTEETWLGGATFAPYQSPPLEVDIPSKTRRTYQTDHNQHQVSLLPEDSSLPDSGLANPSLNSGIAVSLPSLKKEDIVEHFLAVPTHPWVRPKQVSTPLYRSTSLPPLDSPLPSQCGQCELKMEIQPKPHHRAHYETEGSRGAIKSDCGRHPVVKLIGYNEKPVSLQMFIGTADERYIRPHLFYQVHRITGKTVATPSQETVISCTKVLEIPLLPENNMCASIDCAGILKLRNSDIELRKGETDIGRKNTRVRAVFRVHIPQHNGKVLSLQVASTPIECSQRLAQELPQIESFSPACGSVNGGEEMLITGQNINPESTVVFLEKGSDGKTQWEVDVRALQEKSQNTSIVVKIPPYYKKTTASSTQVQFYVSNGKRKRSVSQFFTYLSAQVKQEFGIRMDRNTHDFAGQHPTSSPAGLTTIGEPVGLDETQPLEQWLLSEGTVCGPSSSHLSYSPQDPLYLSRSLPPDRSPSAGADLHPMFHPSLVNFNNSLYQKPQQDLSYKGQPSLPVAGGSLQGCKSLQILAEQPRSQLRKGYQGIASEHNHNLHSLGPASVSNTPMISSPNVNTSGLHPVDPVQFPQSSSSQGLPLSHQPTLPKVPSNSPSVREGLMDPQPLGASLQESSTSYSMSQDGERLNVKQEPKEEEELAFRSIGLQDITLDDVSEIIVRDWFETPDSGNANSVP; encoded by the exons ATGACCACTAACTACAGAGAGGAGCTGGACTTCAGACTGATGTTTGGGGAGAGCAGTTACCCGTCTCCGCTGGGCCACGCAG AATCCAGACCGGATGATGATCCCAACTGCTACCCTCTCTTTCCTCCTGGGCCTCACCGTCCCCCAGAACAGCAGGACAGCTATGCAAACCAGTCTTATGGCACCCCTCACCCAGGTTCCCTCCAACCCATGGAGTCTCCCAGCAGGGTATTTGACTGTCCTAGCATCCAAATCACCTCTATACCAGCAAACTACCACCAGGACCTGGGCGCGCACCAGTTAGATGAGCTGGCAGGTGCTTGTGGGGAAGCCGGTGCTGGGTCTCTATCAAGGGACCAGCTCTTCCTGCCATTGGATGCATCCTACAGGGACACGTCCTCACTGTGTCCCAGCCCCTGCAGTAGTTTGTCCTCCCGCAGCTGGTTGTCTGACGCCTCGTCCTGCGAATCCTTCTCGCACATCTACGATGACGTGGAGGCAGAGTTGAATGAGGCAGCCGCTCAAGTTCGGCTGGTTTCTCCTCTAGTGTCGCCGCTGCCGTCTCCTCTGCCGTCCCCACTTACTTCTCCCCAGGCGTCTCCTCAAGTGTCTCCGCTTGTGTCCCCCTTTGGTTCTCCTCTGGCTGCATATGGAGATGACCCTTGGTGCCGTTACCAACAACATCATCAGCAACCTCTACAATATCATTACGCCCAGTCGCTGTCGCCGTATCAGTCGCCCCGCACCAGCGTCAGCGAGGAAACCTGGCTCAGTCCCCGTCCACAATCCTCATCCTCGCGGCCTTCTTCTCGCCCAACATCTCCATGTGGAAAAAGGCGGCATTCCAGTGCAGAGGTCATTCCCGGTTTGGCATCTCCGCACCTTTCCCCCAATGTAACACCATCTCACTCTCCTCGGGGGAGTGTCACTGAGGAGACATGGTTGGGAGGTGCCACATTTGCCCCCTACCAGTCCCCTCCACTGGAGGTAGACATCCCATCCAAAACAAGAAGAACGTATCAGACCGACCACAACCAGCATCAAGTGTCTCTGTTGCCAGAGGACTCAAGTCTTCCAGACTCAGGTCTTGCAAATCCATCGCTAAACTCAGGCATAGCTGTGTCCCTCCCCAGTTTAAAGAAAGAGGACATAGTGGAACATTTCTTAGCCGTCCCAACTCACCCGTGGGTTAGACCCAAACAAGTCAGCACTCCTTTATACAG GTCCACATCTTTACCTCCACTGGACTCTCCTCTGCCCAGTCAGTGTGGCCAGTGTGAGTTAAAAATGGAGATCCAACCTAAACCTCACCACAGAGCCCATTATGAGACGGAGGGCAGCAGAGGGGCCATTAAATCAGACTGCGGAAGACACCCTGTAGTTAAG CTAATAGGGTATAATGAAAAACCCGTCAGCCTGCAGATGTTCATCGGGACAGCGGATGAGCGTTATATCAGGCCACATCTATTCTATCAAGTGCACAGGATTACTGGGAAAACCGTCGCGACGCCGAGTCAAGAGACAGTGATATCCTGCACCAAAGTTCTCGAAATTCCTCTCCTGCCTGAAAACAATATGTGTGCCAG CATTGACTGTGCTGGGATCCTGAAGCTACGGAATTCAGACATCGAGCTGCGGAAAGGAGAGACGGATATCGGGCGTAAAAACACCCGTGTGCGTGCTGTGTTCCGTGTCCATATCCCTCAACACAATGGAAAAGTGCTGTCACTGCAGGTGGCGTCCACACCTATAGAGTGCT CTCAACGATTAGCGCAGGAACTTCCCCAAATCGAGAGCTTTAGTCCCGCCTGTGGATCTGTGAATGGAGGAGAAGAGATGCTTATAACAGGCCAAAACATCAATCCAGAGTCAACAGTTGTCTTCCTAGAAAAGGGCTCTG atGGTAAAACACAATGGGAGGTCGATGTGAGGGCTTTACAAGAAAAGAGTCAAAAT ACAAGCATAGTGGTAAAGATTCCTCCGTACTACAAGAAAACCACGGCTTCCTCCACCCAGGTGCAGTTTTATGTGAGCAATGGCAAGAGGAAGAGAAGCGTCTCACAGTTCTTCACCTATCTTTCAG CGCAGGTCAAGCAGGAGTTTGGCATAAGGATGGACCGTAACACCCATGACTTTGCAGGGCAGCATCCTACCTCCTCCCCAGCGGGTCTCACCACTATTGGAGAACCAGTTGGTTTGGACGAAACCCAGCCTCTTGAGCAGTGGCTGCTGTCTGAAGGGACAGTCTGTGGTCCCTCTTCAAGCCATCTCAGTTACTCACCTCAGGATCCTCTGTATCTGAGCCGCTCACTTCCACCAGACCGAAGCCCCAGTGCTGGAGCAGATCTCCACCCTATGTTCCACCCCTCATTGGTGAATTTCAACAACTCTTTGTACCAAAAACCTCAACAAGATCTGTCTTACAAAGGACAGCCTAGTCTTCCGGTGGCTGGTGGTTCACTGCAAGGCTGCAAGTCACTCCAAATCTTAGCAGAGCAACCAAGGTCTCAACTACGCAAAGGATACCAAGGCATTGCTTCAGAACACAATCATAATCTCCACAGCCTTGGGCCTGCCTCAGTGTCCAATACACCCATGATATCTAGCCCAAATGTGAATACATCTGGTCTGCATCCAGTGGATCCAGTGCAATTCCCACAGTCCTCGTCTTCCCAGGGGCTTCCTCTTTCCCATCAGCCCACTCTTCCCAAAGTGCCTTCTAACTCACCGTCTGTCAGAGAGGGTTTGATGGACCCTCAACCTTTAGGTGCATCTCTTCAGGAGTCCAGCACAAGTTACAGTATGTCACAAGATGGAGAACGCCTCAACGTTAAACAAGAAccaaaggaagaggaagagctagCCTTTCGGTCCATAGGCCTACAGGATATCACTCTTGATGATG TAAGTGAAATCATTGTCAGAGACTGGTTTGAGACTCCAGATTCAGGGAATGCCAACAGTGTGCCGTAG